From the genome of Paracoccus seriniphilus, one region includes:
- the mepA gene encoding penicillin-insensitive murein endopeptidase: MIRQFLTAAAIVIAGLSAPAMAEPLAKDIFGRFSQPSRGPAVSIGYYSKGCAQGLTQLPETGPSWQAMRLSRNRNWGHPDLINLLIGLSQAAQKSGWKGLYIGDISQPRGGPMLSGHASHQMGLDADVWMLPPSSLNLSAAQRESLSSVSVVDKRGTGLTKYWNQGHMSIIRAAARDRRVERIFVDPVVKVAMCQMETGNRNWLRKVRPLNHHNYHFHIRMSCPKGSICQKQDAPPPGDGCAEAAEWIKNRIDPSRVKPSPPNPNYRHPRSFRLSELPQQCRTVAAAP; encoded by the coding sequence ATGATCCGCCAGTTCCTGACAGCCGCCGCCATCGTGATCGCCGGGCTTTCGGCTCCGGCCATGGCCGAGCCTCTTGCCAAGGACATCTTTGGCCGGTTCAGCCAGCCTTCAAGGGGGCCGGCCGTCTCGATCGGCTATTACTCGAAGGGCTGCGCGCAGGGGTTGACCCAACTGCCCGAAACCGGCCCCAGCTGGCAGGCCATGCGCCTGTCGCGCAACCGCAACTGGGGGCATCCCGATCTGATCAACCTTCTGATCGGCCTGTCCCAGGCGGCGCAGAAATCGGGTTGGAAGGGGTTGTATATCGGTGACATCAGCCAGCCGCGCGGCGGGCCGATGCTCAGCGGCCATGCCAGCCACCAGATGGGGCTGGATGCAGATGTCTGGATGCTGCCGCCCAGTTCCCTGAACCTGTCTGCAGCACAGCGCGAAAGCCTGTCCTCGGTCTCGGTCGTGGACAAACGCGGCACGGGACTGACGAAATACTGGAACCAGGGCCATATGTCGATCATCCGCGCCGCCGCGCGGGACCGCCGGGTGGAACGGATTTTCGTCGACCCGGTCGTCAAGGTCGCCATGTGCCAGATGGAGACCGGCAACCGCAACTGGCTGCGCAAGGTCCGTCCCCTGAACCACCACAACTATCATTTCCACATCCGGATGAGTTGCCCGAAAGGGTCGATCTGCCAAAAGCAGGACGCCCCACCGCCGGGCGACGGCTGCGCCGAAGCTGCGGAATGGATCAAGAACCGCATCGATCCCAGCCGCGTCAAACCCTCGCCACCCAATCCGAATTACCGTCATCCGCGCAGCTTCCGGCTGAGCGAACTGCCGCAACAATGCCGCACCGTCGCTGCCGCGCCCTGA
- a CDS encoding winged helix-turn-helix domain-containing protein, which translates to MKQPRIKLRLQYDPALVLGPGKAELLELIARTGSISAAGREMGMSYRRAWSLVDEMNTGFIRPLVDSSRGGPGGGGAVLTPTGHEVLTHFRRLEQILRDHGSQDIEALNALLNPER; encoded by the coding sequence ATGAAACAGCCCCGCATCAAGCTGCGCCTGCAATATGATCCCGCGCTCGTGCTGGGTCCGGGCAAGGCCGAATTGCTGGAACTCATCGCCAGAACCGGATCGATCTCTGCCGCGGGACGCGAAATGGGCATGAGCTATCGCCGCGCATGGTCACTGGTGGATGAAATGAATACCGGCTTCATCCGCCCGCTGGTCGACAGCAGCCGTGGCGGCCCCGGGGGCGGTGGCGCCGTCCTGACCCCGACCGGACATGAGGTTCTGACGCATTTCCGGCGCCTGGAACAGATCCTGCGCGACCATGGCTCGCAGGATATCGAGGCATTGAATGCCCTGCTGAATCCGGAACGCTGA
- a CDS encoding glycosyltransferase family 4 protein: protein MSDEFATCRDMLADRRYILSSLVPFHRDPSGQVWVGDLWHRDLMMHLEYIPDLTILAAQLPGPPEPDMLPVITGPGQRLRFVASGPVLTGRRQLPRALPRMRHVMRELLRDADVVHSGVAGWPIPPGVLLNPMTVRRKIPLIIAIESAFWRIPEGTRASLRWRIEAAATERFARWSASHAALGIYTHRSYAQSLPVRPGAVSAVTPASWIRQKDVMSVEEVTASWRDKPEQLRLLLASRLTVEKGSETVLAALRQLEDQGHSLEIDIVGSGAMAKDFTRFAATSRHVRLTMLPEVAYATEFLPLLRNYHAVLVPTIGDEQPRVILDAFSQGVPVIASDTPGNCEVTTAGENAILVKRGDPADLARGLSAPDLTPARLQKMAGAARDKAFACTHEMMHRQRAALLVRALAGKMPAR, encoded by the coding sequence ATGAGTGATGAGTTTGCGACCTGCCGCGACATGCTGGCCGATCGGCGTTACATCCTGAGTTCGCTGGTTCCCTTTCACCGCGACCCTTCGGGGCAGGTCTGGGTCGGCGATCTGTGGCATCGCGACCTGATGATGCATCTGGAATATATCCCCGATCTGACCATTCTGGCCGCGCAGCTTCCAGGGCCACCCGAACCTGACATGCTGCCCGTCATCACCGGCCCCGGACAGAGGCTGCGCTTTGTCGCCAGCGGTCCGGTTCTGACAGGCCGACGGCAGTTGCCGCGGGCCCTGCCCCGGATGCGGCACGTCATGCGCGAGTTGCTGCGGGACGCAGATGTGGTTCACAGCGGCGTCGCAGGCTGGCCGATTCCGCCCGGAGTCCTGCTGAACCCCATGACCGTCAGGCGGAAAATTCCCCTGATCATCGCCATTGAAAGCGCCTTCTGGCGCATTCCCGAAGGCACCCGGGCCAGCCTGCGGTGGCGCATCGAGGCCGCCGCCACCGAGCGTTTCGCCCGCTGGTCCGCGTCCCACGCCGCCCTGGGTATCTATACACATCGTTCCTATGCCCAGTCCCTGCCTGTCCGCCCAGGGGCGGTATCCGCCGTCACCCCGGCATCCTGGATCAGGCAGAAAGACGTGATGTCCGTCGAAGAGGTCACGGCCAGCTGGCGCGACAAGCCAGAGCAATTGCGGCTGTTGCTGGCCTCGCGCCTGACGGTGGAAAAGGGAAGCGAAACGGTGCTTGCCGCGCTGCGCCAGCTGGAAGATCAGGGCCATTCGCTGGAAATCGATATCGTCGGCAGCGGAGCAATGGCCAAAGACTTCACCCGATTTGCCGCGACCTCTCGCCATGTCCGGCTTACCATGCTGCCCGAGGTCGCCTATGCGACCGAATTCCTGCCCCTGCTTCGCAATTATCACGCCGTTCTGGTGCCCACGATCGGCGACGAACAGCCTCGCGTCATTCTGGATGCCTTTTCGCAGGGGGTGCCCGTCATTGCCTCGGACACTCCGGGGAACTGCGAGGTCACCACGGCCGGAGAAAACGCCATCCTGGTCAAACGCGGCGATCCCGCCGACCTTGCGCGCGGCCTGTCTGCACCCGACCTGACCCCCGCGCGCCTGCAGAAGATGGCCGGCGCGGCGCGCGACAAGGCCTTCGCCTGCACCCATGAAATGATGCACCGTCAGCGCGCGGCCCTGCTGGTCAGGGCCCTCGCGGGCAAGATGCCGGCGCGATAG
- a CDS encoding acetyl-CoA C-acyltransferase family protein — protein MSGNDIVILSGARTAIGTFGGKLAALTPIELATIVTRAALERANVAPDRIGQVVFGHVINTEPRDAYLSRVAMLDAGIPDTTPAMNVNRLCGSGAQAIVSAAQALMLGDADFAVAGGAENMSRAPYALTTARFGAKMGDQKVLDMMLGALTCPMGTGHMGVTAENVAAEHDISRQAQDEFALQSQRLAAHAIAAGHFRDQIVPVEIRTRKGVELFDTDEHPKETSLERLGGLKPVFRKDGSVTAGNASGINDGAAAVVLARADAAEKAGLVPKARILGYSVAGVRPEVMGIGPVPAIESLLRKTGLAVQDFDIIESNEAFAAQALAVNKGLGLDAAKVNPNGGAIALGHPVGATGAILTIKALYELERRDARRALITMCIGGGQGIALAIERC, from the coding sequence ATGTCCGGCAACGATATCGTCATTCTGTCCGGTGCGCGCACCGCAATCGGAACCTTTGGTGGCAAGCTGGCCGCCCTTACCCCCATCGAACTGGCGACCATCGTGACGCGTGCCGCGCTGGAGCGGGCAAATGTCGCGCCTGACAGGATCGGTCAGGTCGTCTTCGGACATGTCATCAATACCGAACCGCGGGATGCCTATCTCAGCCGGGTCGCAATGCTGGACGCGGGCATTCCCGACACCACTCCCGCGATGAATGTGAACCGTCTGTGCGGTTCGGGCGCGCAGGCCATCGTCTCTGCCGCGCAGGCGCTGATGCTGGGCGATGCCGATTTTGCGGTGGCGGGTGGTGCGGAAAACATGTCGCGCGCGCCCTATGCCCTGACAACGGCACGCTTTGGCGCGAAGATGGGCGACCAGAAGGTGCTGGACATGATGCTGGGGGCGCTGACCTGTCCGATGGGCACCGGGCATATGGGCGTCACCGCCGAGAATGTCGCCGCCGAGCATGATATCTCGCGCCAGGCGCAGGACGAATTCGCGCTGCAGTCCCAACGTCTTGCCGCCCATGCCATCGCCGCCGGACATTTTCGCGACCAGATCGTTCCGGTCGAAATCCGTACCCGCAAGGGCGTCGAACTGTTCGATACGGATGAGCACCCCAAGGAGACCAGCCTTGAAAGGCTGGGCGGGTTGAAACCGGTCTTCCGCAAGGACGGGTCGGTCACGGCGGGCAACGCAAGCGGTATCAATGATGGCGCGGCGGCGGTGGTGCTGGCGCGGGCGGATGCCGCTGAAAAGGCCGGTCTTGTTCCGAAGGCGCGAATCCTGGGCTATTCGGTGGCTGGCGTGCGCCCCGAGGTCATGGGCATCGGGCCGGTTCCGGCGATTGAGTCCTTGCTGAGAAAGACCGGACTGGCGGTGCAGGATTTCGACATCATCGAATCCAATGAGGCATTCGCGGCGCAGGCTCTGGCCGTCAACAAGGGGCTGGGTCTGGATGCCGCGAAGGTCAATCCCAATGGTGGCGCGATTGCGCTGGGTCATCCGGTTGGTGCAACCGGCGCGATCCTGACGATCAAGGCCCTGTACGAGTTGGAACGTCGCGATGCCCGGCGCGCCCTGATCACCATGTGTATCGGTGGCGGACAGGGCATCGCCCTGGCCATCGAGCGCTGCTGA
- a CDS encoding MFS transporter, which yields MNKRRIWGWWFFDWASQPFHTLLLTFIFSVYFSEVAQQHFQDLGLGQTLAGARAQTFWGYGLSVSGIIIAVLAPVLGAIADTSGRKMPWIWFFSLFYVIGSSGLWFLMPQQPALVQAVVLFGIGLIGVEFATIFTNALLPGLAPRDEIGRLSGTGYAFGYAGGVLSLAVMLALFQETPDGKTLIGLDPLFGLNPDLREGTRIVGPFVAIWYMLFMIPFFLWVKEPAGLRQPIRLGVAMADLWALIRSLGHRRSLTNWLISSMLSRDALNALYGFGGVYAGTVLGWPVFLAGVFGVISAISAALISWLGGRADRRWGPKPVIIACILVLTAVCVTVVGMDRTALYGFALPDQPVIAGLQMPDAIFFFCGALIGGAGGAMQAASRTMMVRHTTPERATEGFGLYALSGKATAFLAPLFIAVVTDMTGNQRVGISPLIGMFLLAMILLLWVKPEGEVAP from the coding sequence ATGAACAAGAGGCGGATCTGGGGCTGGTGGTTCTTTGACTGGGCCAGCCAGCCATTCCACACGCTGCTGCTGACCTTCATTTTCTCGGTCTATTTCTCGGAAGTCGCGCAGCAGCATTTTCAGGATCTGGGCCTTGGCCAGACCCTTGCCGGGGCCCGCGCGCAGACATTCTGGGGATACGGGCTTTCGGTCAGCGGCATCATCATTGCCGTGCTGGCCCCGGTGCTGGGTGCCATCGCCGATACATCGGGGCGAAAGATGCCCTGGATCTGGTTCTTTTCGCTGTTCTATGTGATCGGATCCAGCGGCTTGTGGTTCCTGATGCCACAGCAACCGGCGCTGGTGCAGGCCGTCGTCCTGTTCGGCATCGGCCTGATCGGGGTCGAATTCGCGACCATCTTCACCAATGCGCTGTTGCCGGGGCTGGCCCCGCGCGACGAGATCGGCCGCCTGTCAGGGACCGGCTATGCCTTTGGCTATGCCGGTGGCGTGCTGTCCCTGGCCGTGATGCTGGCGCTGTTTCAGGAAACCCCTGACGGCAAGACCCTGATCGGTCTGGACCCGCTGTTCGGACTGAACCCCGATCTGCGCGAGGGCACCCGCATCGTCGGCCCCTTCGTTGCCATCTGGTACATGCTGTTCATGATTCCCTTCTTCCTCTGGGTCAAGGAACCTGCGGGCCTCCGCCAGCCAATCCGCCTGGGCGTGGCCATGGCCGATCTCTGGGCGCTGATCCGCAGCCTCGGACATCGGCGCAGTCTGACCAACTGGCTGATCTCCTCGATGCTGTCACGCGATGCACTGAACGCGCTTTATGGTTTTGGCGGCGTCTATGCCGGAACCGTGCTGGGATGGCCGGTCTTTCTGGCCGGTGTCTTCGGTGTCATCAGCGCCATATCGGCCGCCCTCATCAGCTGGCTGGGCGGGCGCGCCGACCGACGCTGGGGACCGAAACCGGTGATCATTGCCTGCATATTGGTGCTGACAGCGGTCTGCGTCACCGTGGTCGGCATGGACCGGACGGCCCTCTACGGGTTTGCCCTGCCCGATCAGCCGGTGATCGCGGGATTGCAGATGCCTGATGCGATCTTCTTTTTCTGCGGGGCGCTGATCGGCGGTGCCGGTGGTGCAATGCAGGCGGCAAGCCGCACCATGATGGTCCGCCACACCACCCCCGAGCGCGCAACCGAAGGATTCGGCCTCTACGCCCTGTCTGGCAAGGCCACGGCCTTCCTGGCCCCGCTGTTCATCGCGGTCGTCACCGATATGACCGGGAATCAAAGGGTCGGAATTTCTCCGCTGATCGGCATGTTCCTTCTGGCCATGATTCTGCTACTGTGGGTCAAACCCGAAGGAGAGGTCGCCCCATGA
- a CDS encoding esterase-like activity of phytase family protein translates to MPHRRCRALIARLSLSLAVIAAPAAATTLEYVGTYVWRGNERSFGGFSGIEISPDGHEFHALSDRAWLYWGSLHRDPEGRIREVGVAGRAQLKDSKGTPLKPGYLGDSEGLAVAADGTIWVTFEGLDRLASFDNPDAAATLHARPPELPGMRLNAGLEALAIDAEGDLYSLPEKSAREDQPFPVLRYTDDTWSRYGTIRRDPRWLAVGADFGPDGYLYLLERDFHGLLGFSSRVRRMRLTPDGPQDEEILLTTQPLQYDNLEGLAVWQDGLGIRLTLISDDNFLIVQRTELVEYRLRD, encoded by the coding sequence ATGCCGCACCGTCGCTGCCGCGCCCTGATCGCCCGGCTTTCCCTGTCGCTGGCCGTGATCGCCGCCCCTGCGGCGGCCACGACGCTGGAATATGTGGGCACCTATGTCTGGCGCGGCAATGAGCGCAGCTTCGGCGGCTTTTCCGGCATAGAGATCAGCCCCGATGGCCATGAATTCCACGCGCTCAGTGATCGGGCCTGGCTGTATTGGGGCAGCCTTCATCGTGACCCCGAGGGGCGGATCCGCGAAGTCGGCGTGGCCGGCCGCGCTCAGCTGAAAGACAGCAAGGGCACCCCGCTGAAACCCGGCTATCTGGGCGACAGCGAGGGGCTGGCGGTTGCCGCTGACGGCACGATCTGGGTGACATTCGAGGGGTTGGACCGGCTGGCCAGTTTCGACAATCCCGATGCCGCGGCCACGCTGCATGCCAGGCCACCGGAACTGCCCGGAATGCGCCTGAACGCCGGACTGGAGGCGCTGGCCATCGACGCAGAGGGCGATCTTTACAGCCTGCCGGAAAAATCGGCACGGGAGGACCAACCCTTTCCGGTTCTGCGATATACCGATGATACATGGAGCAGATACGGCACGATCCGTCGCGATCCGCGCTGGCTGGCGGTGGGGGCCGATTTCGGACCGGATGGATATCTCTACCTGCTGGAACGGGATTTCCACGGCCTGCTGGGGTTCTCTTCACGCGTTCGTCGCATGCGCCTGACCCCGGATGGTCCGCAAGACGAGGAAATCCTGCTGACGACCCAGCCCCTGCAATATGACAATCTGGAGGGGCTGGCCGTGTGGCAGGACGGGCTGGGTATCCGCCTGACCCTGATCTCGGACGACAATTTCCTGATCGTTCAGCGCACCGAACTGGTCGAATATCGGCTGCGCGACTAG
- a CDS encoding DeoR/GlpR family DNA-binding transcription regulator: MVLNIRQREILDLARAAGRVGVEELAEKFDVTLQTIRRDLGELSDQGMLDRVHGGAVLRSGVSNIGYEERRRMHDAAKAAIARACARQIPDNSSVILNLGTTTEAVARELLNHRNLTVITNNMNVANILVSNESCDIMVAGGALRRSDGGLVGDLTTEFMAQFKPDFAIIGTSALDGDGDLLDFDMAEVRVSRAIAGLARKTFLVTDISKLERSAPVRIISMAELDAVFVDRPLPARLMEKCKDWETQVVIAE, encoded by the coding sequence ATGGTACTGAATATCCGTCAACGTGAAATCCTTGATCTGGCGCGGGCCGCGGGACGGGTTGGTGTCGAGGAACTGGCCGAGAAATTCGATGTGACCTTGCAAACCATCCGGCGCGATCTGGGGGAATTGTCGGATCAGGGCATGCTGGACCGGGTTCATGGCGGGGCGGTGCTGCGCAGTGGCGTCAGCAATATCGGCTATGAGGAACGACGCCGCATGCATGACGCTGCCAAGGCGGCCATTGCGCGCGCCTGTGCGCGCCAGATTCCGGACAACAGTTCGGTCATTCTGAACCTGGGAACCACGACCGAAGCCGTGGCACGCGAATTGCTGAATCATCGCAATCTGACCGTGATCACCAACAACATGAATGTCGCCAATATCCTTGTCAGCAATGAAAGCTGCGACATCATGGTTGCGGGTGGCGCGTTGCGGCGGTCGGACGGGGGGCTTGTCGGGGATCTGACGACGGAATTCATGGCACAGTTCAAGCCCGATTTCGCCATCATCGGCACATCTGCGCTGGATGGTGATGGCGATCTGCTTGATTTCGACATGGCCGAGGTGCGGGTCAGCCGCGCGATCGCTGGCCTGGCGCGCAAGACCTTTCTGGTCACCGATATCAGCAAGCTGGAGCGTTCGGCCCCGGTCAGGATCATTTCGATGGCTGAACTGGATGCGGTTTTTGTCGACCGCCCCCTGCCTGCGCGTCTGATGGAAAAATGCAAGGACTGGGAAACACAGGTGGTGATCGCGGAATAG
- a CDS encoding queuosine precursor transporter: MTRILPGIIAMAAIVVASNILVQFVIGDWLTWGAFTYPFAFLVTDVMNRVYGAAPARRIVIAGFVVGVVCSLVAAGFDRTTLRIAIGSGTAFLVAQLLDIAIFDMLRKARWWVAPLASTLIGSVVDTALFFGIAFSAALPADVNTGWSNDAVPLLGFGPVTTLWVSLATADWLVKLTLALLALVPFRIIVRNLLRKNQEI; encoded by the coding sequence ATGACCCGCATCCTTCCCGGCATCATTGCCATGGCCGCCATTGTCGTGGCCTCGAACATCCTCGTTCAATTCGTCATCGGTGACTGGCTCACCTGGGGCGCATTCACCTATCCCTTCGCCTTTCTGGTCACCGATGTGATGAACCGCGTCTATGGCGCGGCACCTGCGCGGCGGATCGTGATCGCCGGCTTCGTTGTCGGGGTCGTCTGCTCGCTGGTTGCTGCCGGTTTCGACCGCACGACCCTGCGCATCGCGATCGGTTCAGGCACCGCATTTCTGGTCGCGCAGCTTCTGGACATCGCCATTTTCGACATGCTGCGCAAAGCCCGCTGGTGGGTGGCACCGCTGGCCTCGACGCTGATCGGATCTGTCGTCGATACGGCGCTGTTCTTCGGCATCGCCTTTTCGGCGGCACTGCCCGCAGACGTCAATACAGGCTGGTCGAATGACGCCGTTCCGCTGCTGGGCTTCGGTCCCGTCACCACTTTGTGGGTTTCGCTGGCAACTGCTGACTGGTTGGTCAAACTGACGCTTGCGCTACTTGCTCTTGTGCCCTTCCGCATCATCGTCCGCAATTTGTTGCGCAAAAACCAAGAAATCTGA
- a CDS encoding Hint domain-containing protein has translation MPDYVETWGLIAPTTVASNVLLAGSTLTTADYTDALYIVDDPANGPGGEIYDNDFLGLSPDPDTSLSQPNEGFADSDGGPIVAIEEIGRFNDSTVTLNNGATLTVPMYAFRLTDGRTILRVHDFELAGFNNAGFSLEDIQSITLSGATEYEHLTSVEGFRFDLPFAVICFADGTLIETEHGPVAVEDLKPGMMVRTVDHGYQPLRLALGRQIDGVMQRKNDKLRPVHITAGALGHGLPHRDLRVSRQHRMLVSSVICQRMFGTSDVLVPAIRLTDLPGIYVDESCAPVTYFHLLFDDHEVIFADGAPAESFFVGEQALRTLTPEAREELLTLFPDAVAQSKAALPARHVPSGRRARRLIARHGKSGKPVVQPYI, from the coding sequence ATGCCGGACTATGTCGAGACCTGGGGTCTGATTGCGCCCACAACTGTGGCGTCCAATGTCCTTCTGGCCGGATCGACCCTGACCACTGCTGACTATACTGATGCGCTGTATATCGTGGATGATCCGGCCAACGGGCCCGGCGGTGAAATCTACGACAATGATTTTCTGGGCCTGAGCCCTGACCCGGATACCAGCCTGTCCCAGCCCAACGAGGGTTTCGCCGATTCCGATGGCGGCCCGATCGTGGCCATCGAGGAAATCGGCAGGTTCAACGACAGCACCGTGACCCTGAACAATGGCGCGACGCTGACCGTGCCGATGTATGCCTTCCGGCTGACCGACGGCAGAACCATTCTGCGCGTTCATGATTTCGAGCTTGCCGGCTTCAACAATGCCGGATTTTCCCTGGAAGATATCCAGAGCATTACCCTCAGCGGTGCAACGGAATACGAGCATCTGACCAGCGTCGAGGGATTCCGCTTCGACCTTCCCTTTGCGGTGATCTGCTTTGCCGATGGCACCCTGATCGAGACGGAACATGGCCCGGTGGCGGTCGAGGATCTGAAGCCGGGCATGATGGTGCGCACGGTCGATCACGGCTATCAGCCCCTGCGCCTTGCCCTGGGCCGTCAGATTGACGGGGTGATGCAGCGCAAGAACGACAAACTGCGGCCGGTGCATATTACCGCCGGGGCACTGGGCCACGGTCTGCCCCATCGTGATCTGCGTGTTTCACGCCAACACCGGATGCTGGTATCCTCGGTCATCTGCCAGCGGATGTTCGGCACCTCGGATGTGCTGGTGCCTGCGATTCGCCTGACCGATCTGCCCGGTATCTATGTGGATGAAAGCTGCGCGCCGGTGACCTATTTCCATCTGCTGTTCGATGATCATGAGGTCATTTTTGCCGATGGTGCCCCCGCCGAAAGCTTTTTCGTCGGAGAGCAGGCCCTGCGCACCCTGACGCCTGAAGCGCGCGAGGAACTGTTGACGCTGTTCCCGGATGCCGTGGCGCAAAGCAAGGCGGCCTTGCCCGCGCGGCATGTGCCCTCGGGTCGGCGCGCGCGGCGTCTGATCGCGCGCCATGGCAAGTCGGGCAAGCCCGTCGTCCAGCCGTATATCTGA
- the glpD gene encoding glycerol-3-phosphate dehydrogenase — MADITDLFIIGGGINGCGIARDAAGRGLSVRLAEMGDLAQATSSKSTKLFHGGLRYLEYLEIRLVREALKERETLLRAMPHISWPMRFVLPLDPKMTFESDTPVSKALAMVMPWNKGHRPNFLIRAGLFLYDHLGGRKILPGTSSLSLKDSPEGAPLQDRLQKAYEYSDCWVDDARLVALNARDAAQKGADIMVGAKVTEAVRENGNWRITLDDGRIFYARALVNAGGPWVGRVIREVANLDSTETVRLVRGSHIVVPKLYDHDKAYFFQGGDGRIIFAIPYQDEFTLIGTTDRDHDGSPLDATCTPEEQEYLCKFASEYFAKPVTTDQIVWTYSGVRPLYDDGAKSATAATRDYVLSLDEKGAPCLHVFGGKITTYRRLAEHAMEKLLPHFSKAGPAWTAGAPLPGGDFPVDSVDQQIARLQGDYPFLSPKWAKRLVRAYGTDARSILGDAVQASDLGRDFGATLTEAELRWLMSHEFARHADDVVWRRSKLGLRMSAEEIAAIDAWMTNARQAA, encoded by the coding sequence ATGGCTGATATCACCGATCTCTTCATCATCGGCGGCGGCATCAATGGCTGCGGCATCGCCCGCGATGCTGCCGGGCGCGGCCTTTCCGTCCGTCTTGCAGAAATGGGTGATCTGGCCCAGGCGACCAGTTCGAAATCGACGAAGCTCTTTCATGGCGGCCTGCGTTATCTGGAATACCTTGAAATCCGGCTTGTCCGCGAGGCGCTGAAAGAGCGCGAAACCCTGCTGCGGGCCATGCCCCATATCAGCTGGCCGATGCGCTTTGTCCTGCCGCTGGACCCCAAGATGACCTTTGAATCGGACACGCCGGTCAGCAAGGCTCTGGCCATGGTGATGCCATGGAACAAGGGGCACCGCCCGAATTTCCTTATCCGCGCAGGGCTGTTCCTCTATGACCATCTGGGCGGGCGCAAGATCCTGCCGGGAACAAGCTCGCTTTCGCTGAAAGACAGCCCCGAGGGTGCACCGCTGCAAGATCGCCTGCAAAAGGCCTATGAATACAGCGATTGCTGGGTCGATGATGCGCGGCTGGTGGCGCTGAATGCGCGCGATGCTGCGCAGAAGGGTGCCGATATCATGGTGGGCGCCAAGGTGACCGAAGCCGTGCGCGAAAACGGCAACTGGCGGATCACGCTCGATGACGGGCGGATATTTTACGCCCGCGCGCTGGTCAATGCCGGTGGCCCTTGGGTCGGCCGCGTGATCCGCGAAGTCGCCAATCTGGACAGCACCGAAACCGTCCGTCTTGTCCGGGGCAGCCATATCGTCGTGCCGAAGCTCTATGACCATGACAAGGCCTATTTCTTCCAGGGCGGCGACGGGCGGATCATCTTTGCGATCCCCTATCAGGATGAGTTCACGCTGATCGGCACGACCGACCGCGACCACGACGGCAGCCCGCTTGACGCCACCTGCACCCCGGAAGAGCAGGAATACCTCTGCAAGTTCGCATCGGAATATTTCGCGAAACCGGTCACGACCGATCAGATCGTCTGGACCTATTCCGGGGTACGCCCTCTCTATGATGACGGTGCCAAATCCGCGACCGCCGCGACACGTGATTACGTCTTGTCGCTGGACGAAAAGGGCGCGCCCTGCCTGCACGTCTTTGGCGGCAAGATCACCACCTACCGCCGCCTTGCGGAACACGCCATGGAAAAGCTGCTGCCCCATTTCAGCAAGGCTGGGCCCGCATGGACCGCTGGCGCCCCCCTGCCTGGCGGCGATTTTCCCGTGGACAGTGTTGATCAGCAAATTGCCCGATTGCAAGGCGACTATCCGTTCCTGAGCCCCAAATGGGCAAAGCGACTGGTGCGGGCCTATGGCACTGATGCCAGAAGCATTCTGGGCGATGCAGTACAAGCCAGCGACTTGGGGCGCGACTTCGGCGCCACCTTGACCGAAGCGGAACTCCGCTGGCTGATGAGCCATGAATTCGCGCGCCATGCCGATGACGTCGTCTGGCGCCGTTCCAAACTGGGCCTGCGCATGAGCGCCGAGGAAATCGCCGCGATTGACGCATGGATGACCAACGCCAGACAGGCCGCGTGA